A section of the Bacillus sp. SM2101 genome encodes:
- a CDS encoding MDR family MFS transporter, protein MRQAADDIANVPMKKQTKKPLVLAAVMLAMFMAAIEATIVSTAMPVIVGELGGFSLYSWVFSGYLLMNAVTVLIYGKLSDLFGRKPVITFGIIIFLLGSILCGFAQSMGMLILFRVIQGFGAGAVMPIASTIVGDIYTKEERAKIQGYLSSVWGISAITGPALGGLLVEYVSWRYVFWVNIPLGILAIIALWTFLHEDVEKKKHDIDYLGAILLTISIASFMFILVEGGNNQSWTSLPTLGLLTIGIIAITLFVFQERRAVDPMMPFNLWKERSIFIANMASLTTGIMLIGISSFLPAFVQGVMEQSPIVAGFTLTTMSIGWPIAATVAGRLLLKIGFRTTSLFGGASLIFGSMIFVFMSPDAGPITAATGSFFIGVGMGLTTTSFIVSIQSTVDWKQRGVATAANMFMRNVGNTIGAALLGGILNNQFQQYIHEQGTNTEGLTINSANILLNEEERNQLSEGVKQILQDGLTFSLHSVYYVVLGFAIVSLILIALLPKKDTA, encoded by the coding sequence ATGAGACAAGCCGCAGATGATATTGCAAATGTCCCAATGAAAAAGCAAACAAAAAAACCTTTAGTCCTGGCTGCTGTGATGCTTGCTATGTTTATGGCTGCTATCGAAGCTACCATTGTATCTACAGCTATGCCAGTCATTGTTGGAGAATTAGGGGGTTTCTCTTTATATAGCTGGGTTTTTTCTGGATATTTATTAATGAATGCTGTTACAGTACTTATTTATGGTAAACTGTCTGATTTATTTGGTCGCAAACCAGTTATTACCTTTGGTATTATCATTTTCTTATTAGGCTCTATATTATGTGGATTTGCTCAATCAATGGGCATGCTAATTCTTTTTCGTGTCATACAGGGATTTGGAGCAGGAGCTGTTATGCCGATCGCTTCAACCATTGTCGGTGATATTTATACAAAAGAGGAAAGAGCCAAAATCCAAGGATATTTATCAAGTGTTTGGGGAATTTCTGCAATTACCGGCCCTGCTTTAGGCGGGCTATTAGTTGAGTACGTTAGCTGGCGGTATGTCTTTTGGGTTAATATACCACTTGGTATTTTGGCGATCATCGCTTTATGGACTTTTCTTCATGAAGACGTTGAAAAAAAGAAACATGACATTGACTACCTTGGTGCTATACTATTGACCATTTCAATTGCTTCCTTTATGTTTATTCTCGTCGAAGGCGGTAATAATCAGTCTTGGACTTCACTACCTACATTAGGTCTACTAACGATAGGAATCATTGCAATTACGTTATTCGTTTTTCAAGAAAGACGTGCTGTAGATCCGATGATGCCCTTTAACTTATGGAAAGAGCGCTCCATATTTATTGCTAATATGGCTTCTTTGACAACAGGCATCATGCTTATCGGAATTTCTAGTTTCCTACCTGCATTTGTACAAGGGGTCATGGAACAGTCACCGATTGTTGCTGGTTTTACATTGACGACGATGAGTATCGGTTGGCCAATTGCAGCGACCGTTGCTGGTAGGTTATTATTGAAAATTGGCTTTAGAACAACATCCTTGTTCGGTGGGGCTTCATTAATATTCGGAAGCATGATATTTGTTTTCATGTCTCCTGATGCAGGACCTATTACTGCTGCCACTGGCTCATTTTTTATCGGTGTAGGGATGGGATTAACGACTACTTCTTTTATTGTTTCTATTCAAAGTACAGTTGACTGGAAACAACGCGGGGTCGCCACAGCAGCAAACATGTTCATGCGAAATGTTGGTAATACAATAGGTGCCGCTCTACTTGGAGGAATCTTAAACAATCAGTTTCAGCAATATATTCATGAACAGGGAACCAACACTGAAGGGTTAACGATTAATTCAGCAAATATTTTACTTAATGAGGAAGAAAGGAATCAGCTGTCTGAAGGTGTAAAACAAATACTTCAAGATGGACTAACCTTCTCTCTTCACTCTGTATATTATGTTGTTCTCGGATTTGCCATTGTTAGTCTAATATTAATTGCGCTACTGCCTAAAAAAGATACTGCTTAG
- the hisIE gene encoding bifunctional phosphoribosyl-AMP cyclohydrolase/phosphoribosyl-ATP diphosphatase HisIE has product MTVPHLTFNDQGLVPAIVQDIVSKEVLMLAYMNEDSLEKSIETGETWFYSRSRQQLWHKGATSGNTQKIIEMKYDCDKDALLVLVEPAGVACHKGTYTCFTEEIVSAKEQLGHERFAIINQLEQIIAKRETEREEGSYTTYLFDKGVDKILKKVGEEAAEVIIAAKNRNSDELTWETADLLYHLLVLLREQKLPLDDVLNVLEKRHKQ; this is encoded by the coding sequence GTGACGGTACCACATCTTACATTTAATGACCAAGGATTAGTGCCTGCAATTGTTCAAGATATCGTCAGTAAGGAAGTATTAATGTTAGCATATATGAATGAGGATTCTTTAGAAAAGTCTATCGAGACGGGAGAAACGTGGTTTTATAGTCGCTCTAGACAACAGTTGTGGCATAAAGGCGCAACATCAGGAAACACTCAAAAAATTATTGAAATGAAGTATGATTGTGATAAGGATGCATTACTAGTACTCGTTGAGCCAGCAGGTGTAGCTTGTCACAAAGGCACATATACATGCTTCACAGAAGAAATCGTAAGTGCAAAAGAACAGCTAGGACATGAACGCTTTGCTATTATAAATCAGTTAGAGCAAATTATAGCAAAAAGAGAAACAGAACGTGAAGAAGGCTCTTATACTACGTATTTATTTGATAAAGGTGTAGATAAAATATTGAAAAAGGTAGGAGAAGAAGCCGCGGAGGTCATTATTGCAGCAAAAAATCGTAATAGTGATGAACTTACTTGGGAGACAGCTGACCTACTTTATCACTTACTCGTATTGTTACGTGAGCAGAAGCTTCCATTAGATGATGTGCTAAATGTTTTAGAAAAAAGGCATAAGCAATAA
- the hisF gene encoding imidazole glycerol phosphate synthase subunit HisF — MITKRIIPCLDVKEGRVVKGIQFVELRDAGDPVELASFYDQEGADELVFLDISASHEGRKTMVDVVQSVAGQLAIPFTVGGGINSLADMKKMLRAGADKVSINTAAVNNPHLITEGANYFGSQCIVVAIDAKYDQTIQTWRVFTHGGRQATEWRVIDWAKEVVRRGAGEILLTSMDSDGEKSGFDIDLTKEVSMAVSVPVIASGGAGRAAHFVEAFTEGKADAALAASIFHYKETSVREVKTFLHQKGVHVR, encoded by the coding sequence ATGATTACGAAGCGAATAATTCCATGTTTAGATGTCAAGGAAGGAAGAGTTGTGAAGGGAATCCAGTTTGTTGAACTACGTGATGCAGGTGACCCTGTTGAATTAGCCTCCTTCTATGATCAAGAGGGTGCAGATGAGTTAGTCTTTTTAGACATATCCGCTTCACATGAAGGAAGAAAAACGATGGTTGACGTCGTGCAAAGTGTTGCTGGTCAGCTAGCCATTCCGTTCACGGTTGGTGGTGGCATTAATAGTTTAGCAGATATGAAAAAGATGTTGCGTGCAGGTGCGGACAAAGTTTCAATAAACACAGCGGCTGTTAACAACCCTCACCTTATCACTGAAGGGGCAAATTATTTTGGTTCACAATGCATTGTCGTAGCGATTGACGCAAAATATGATCAAACGATTCAAACATGGCGAGTGTTTACACACGGAGGAAGGCAGGCAACTGAATGGCGCGTTATTGACTGGGCGAAAGAGGTTGTTAGACGCGGGGCAGGAGAAATTTTATTAACGAGTATGGATAGTGATGGTGAAAAGAGTGGTTTTGATATTGATTTGACGAAAGAAGTAAGCATGGCGGTTTCTGTACCTGTAATCGCATCTGGGGGAGCGGGTCGTGCAGCTCATTTTGTCGAGGCATTTACTGAAGGGAAAGCTGATGCTGCATTAGCTGCATCAATTTTTCATTACAAGGAAACATCAGTTAGAGAGGTGAAAACCTTTTTACATCAGAAGGGGGTGCATGTAAGGTGA
- the hisA gene encoding 1-(5-phosphoribosyl)-5-[(5-phosphoribosylamino)methylideneamino]imidazole-4-carboxamide isomerase codes for MKQFMIYPAIDIRNGKCVRLLQGDYAKETIYGESPLAMAQLFENQGATWIHTVDLDGAKEGKPVNDSKIIDIAEQLQANVQVGGGIRTEADIVYYLEKGIKRIILGSAAINNPPFVKEMLKKYQQHIAIGIDAKDGYAAIEGWLETSTIKATVIGKELAEHGAETFIFTDIKTDGMLSGPNTNAVVEMAQATNKQVIASGGISSLDDVKSLMQYKQIGVSGAIIGKALYTNQFTVSEAVSAVKDI; via the coding sequence ATGAAACAATTTATGATTTATCCAGCGATTGATATTAGAAATGGCAAATGCGTTAGATTATTACAGGGCGACTACGCAAAAGAAACGATTTATGGAGAATCGCCATTAGCAATGGCGCAGCTCTTCGAAAATCAAGGAGCAACTTGGATTCATACTGTCGATTTAGATGGAGCAAAAGAGGGAAAGCCAGTGAATGACAGTAAAATCATTGACATTGCTGAACAATTACAAGCAAACGTACAGGTTGGTGGTGGAATTCGAACAGAGGCTGACATCGTCTATTATCTAGAGAAAGGTATTAAGCGCATTATTTTAGGAAGTGCAGCAATTAACAACCCACCTTTTGTCAAAGAAATGCTTAAGAAATATCAGCAACATATTGCCATAGGTATCGATGCAAAAGATGGTTATGCAGCGATAGAAGGTTGGCTGGAGACTTCGACAATCAAAGCGACTGTAATTGGTAAGGAGCTTGCAGAACATGGAGCGGAAACTTTTATCTTTACAGATATTAAGACGGATGGCATGCTGTCAGGTCCTAACACCAATGCCGTCGTTGAAATGGCACAAGCTACGAATAAGCAGGTTATTGCATCAGGTGGAATTTCCTCACTTGATGATGTGAAGAGCTTAATGCAATACAAGCAAATAGGTGTAAGTGGTGCGATTATTGGAAAGGCGCTATACACGAATCAATTTACTGTAAGTGAGGCAGTGAGTGCGGTGAAAGACATATGA
- the hisH gene encoding imidazole glycerol phosphate synthase subunit HisH, with the protein MIGIVDYGMGNLYSVSKALERMGVDYVITDDQRLLKQAKGLILPGVGAFKDAMAILNDSGLTTFLKDSAQQRKPLLGICLGMQLLFDESEENGLTEGLGLIKGRVVRFPQNDAYKIPHMGWNKLHVRQPSSLLEGVKNGYVYFVHSYYVQAGNQSDVIASSEYAVDVPAVVGKGNVFGAQFHPEKSSDTGLRILENFVALVEGKVLSS; encoded by the coding sequence ATGATCGGCATTGTTGATTATGGTATGGGGAATTTATATAGCGTGAGTAAAGCATTAGAACGGATGGGTGTTGACTATGTTATAACAGATGACCAGCGTCTGCTAAAACAAGCGAAAGGTTTGATTCTTCCGGGCGTTGGAGCATTTAAAGACGCGATGGCAATTTTAAACGACAGCGGATTGACTACATTTTTGAAGGATTCTGCTCAGCAAAGGAAACCACTCCTCGGTATTTGCCTAGGTATGCAGTTATTGTTTGATGAAAGTGAAGAAAATGGACTAACAGAGGGGCTTGGCTTAATTAAGGGACGTGTCGTCCGCTTTCCTCAAAATGACGCTTATAAAATACCACATATGGGATGGAATAAACTACATGTTCGCCAACCTTCATCACTTCTAGAAGGTGTGAAAAATGGATATGTATATTTTGTACATTCTTATTATGTTCAAGCAGGTAATCAGTCAGATGTGATTGCAAGTAGTGAGTATGCTGTGGATGTTCCAGCTGTGGTTGGTAAGGGCAATGTCTTTGGAGCGCAATTTCACCCAGAAAAAAGCAGTGATACAGGCTTAAGAATACTAGAAAACTTTGTAGCGCTTGTTGAAGGGAAGGTGTTGTCGTCATGA
- the hisB gene encoding imidazoleglycerol-phosphate dehydratase HisB has product MRNTSVNRETNETSIQLSFDIDGKGNADLETDVPFLTHMLDLFTKHGQFDLAIRANGDTEIDDHHTTEDIGICLGQALREALGNKSGIKRYGNAFVPMDEALAQVVVDLSNRPHFVMKGDLPSKRVGSFDTELVHEFLWKLALEARINLHVIIHYGHNTHHMIEGVFKALGRALDEATMIDPRVKAVPSTKGLL; this is encoded by the coding sequence ATGAGGAATACGAGTGTAAATAGAGAGACGAATGAAACATCGATTCAGCTATCATTTGATATTGATGGAAAGGGAAATGCTGACCTTGAAACGGATGTTCCATTTCTAACACATATGTTAGATCTGTTTACCAAGCATGGACAATTTGATTTAGCAATACGTGCAAATGGTGACACTGAAATCGATGATCATCATACAACAGAGGATATAGGTATTTGTCTAGGACAGGCGCTAAGAGAAGCTCTTGGTAATAAGAGTGGAATTAAAAGATACGGAAATGCTTTCGTACCTATGGATGAAGCACTAGCACAGGTTGTCGTTGACCTCAGTAATCGCCCTCACTTTGTAATGAAGGGCGACTTGCCTAGTAAACGTGTCGGTTCTTTTGATACTGAGCTCGTTCATGAATTTCTTTGGAAGCTAGCGCTTGAGGCGCGTATAAATTTACATGTGATTATTCATTATGGTCATAATACACATCATATGATTGAAGGGGTATTTAAAGCATTAGGTCGAGCGCTTGATGAAGCAACTATGATCGATCCGAGAGTAAAAGCGGTACCATCTACGAAAGGGTTGTTATAA
- the hisD gene encoding histidinol dehydrogenase: MNIKRVSKDMTLKRTIDSGTEQQRQSVLSIIEQVKADGDVALRDLTTKYDGVQLSSFRVTDEEISTAYEKVDQTLIQVMREAAENIRDYHQRQVRQTWISMKEDGSLLGQKITPLDAVGVYVPGGTAAYPSSVLMNVIPAQVAGVERIVIVSPPQHDGALPPAVIVAAHEAGIKEIYKIGGAQAIAALAYGTESIRSVDKIVGPGNIYVALAKREVFGHVAIDMIAGPSEIVVLADDTANANEIAADLLSQAEHDALASSIVVTPSIELAKQVQHEIEKQLETLPRKEIAHASLRDYGAIYVTNNLVEAIDVVNELAPEHLEIMTIDPMSIVASIRHAGAIFLGRYSSEPVGDYFAGPNHVLPTNGTARFSSPLSVDDYVKKSSIILYSKDALITNGAKIASFARAEGLEAHARAIEVRLPTADKEGS; this comes from the coding sequence ATGAACATAAAACGGGTATCAAAGGACATGACGTTGAAGCGAACAATTGATAGTGGAACAGAACAGCAGAGACAGTCAGTATTATCAATTATTGAGCAAGTTAAAGCAGATGGAGATGTAGCTCTTAGAGATTTAACAACGAAGTATGATGGTGTTCAGCTATCCTCTTTTCGTGTGACTGATGAAGAAATCTCAACTGCTTATGAAAAAGTAGATCAAACACTCATACAAGTAATGAGAGAGGCAGCAGAAAATATCCGAGATTATCACCAACGTCAAGTACGACAAACATGGATATCGATGAAAGAGGACGGATCATTATTAGGGCAAAAGATTACGCCGCTTGATGCTGTAGGGGTATATGTTCCTGGGGGAACGGCGGCTTACCCGTCTTCTGTCTTAATGAATGTCATACCCGCACAGGTTGCAGGCGTTGAACGCATTGTTATTGTTTCACCTCCTCAACATGATGGAGCGTTACCTCCCGCAGTTATTGTAGCTGCACATGAAGCAGGAATTAAAGAAATATATAAAATTGGAGGAGCACAAGCCATAGCGGCGCTTGCGTATGGGACTGAATCAATTCGTTCTGTTGATAAAATAGTCGGTCCAGGAAATATATATGTAGCACTTGCGAAACGTGAAGTGTTTGGGCATGTTGCTATTGATATGATAGCGGGACCTAGTGAAATTGTTGTATTAGCAGATGATACAGCTAATGCAAATGAAATTGCTGCTGATTTATTATCTCAAGCAGAGCATGATGCATTAGCCTCAAGCATCGTTGTGACACCGTCTATAGAACTTGCAAAACAAGTACAGCATGAGATTGAAAAACAACTTGAAACATTACCGCGTAAAGAAATCGCTCATGCATCATTACGAGATTATGGAGCGATCTATGTCACAAATAATTTAGTGGAAGCCATTGATGTTGTAAATGAACTTGCACCAGAACATCTAGAAATTATGACCATAGACCCAATGTCTATTGTAGCAAGTATTCGTCATGCTGGTGCTATTTTTCTTGGAAGGTATAGTTCAGAGCCAGTTGGTGATTATTTTGCTGGACCGAACCATGTACTTCCGACTAATGGGACTGCGCGTTTTTCAAGTCCTCTTTCAGTGGATGACTATGTTAAAAAATCAAGCATTATTTTATATAGTAAGGATGCGTTAATTACTAACGGAGCAAAGATTGCCTCTTTTGCACGAGCTGAAGGATTAGAAGCACATGCCCGTGCCATAGAGGTTCGTTTACCAACAGCTGATAAGGAGGGGTCATGA
- the hisG gene encoding ATP phosphoribosyltransferase encodes MGLLTIAMPKGRIFTEAVELLRKAGYRLPNKFEASRKLIIDVEEEQIQFILAKPMDVTTYVEYGVADLGIAGKDVMLEEERDVYELLDLYISHCYLAVAGLPGVKTTYVSPKVATKYPNIASTYFREQGEQVEIIKLNGSIELAPLIGLADRIVDIVSTGQTLRENGLVEMEHIGHVTSRLIVNPVSYRMKEQQIDELVERLASIIEQLDFAMDGEKML; translated from the coding sequence ATAGGCTTGCTTACTATTGCTATGCCAAAGGGGCGCATTTTTACGGAAGCAGTTGAATTACTGAGAAAGGCTGGCTATCGGTTGCCTAATAAATTTGAAGCTTCACGTAAGTTGATTATAGATGTAGAGGAAGAACAAATTCAATTTATCCTTGCTAAGCCGATGGATGTGACAACGTATGTTGAATACGGTGTAGCTGATCTCGGTATCGCAGGCAAGGATGTCATGCTCGAAGAAGAGAGAGATGTATATGAGCTACTTGATCTTTATATTAGTCATTGTTACTTAGCAGTTGCTGGATTGCCCGGTGTAAAAACAACATATGTCTCACCCAAAGTAGCGACAAAATATCCAAATATTGCATCTACGTATTTTAGAGAGCAGGGAGAGCAAGTTGAAATTATAAAACTGAATGGTTCTATAGAATTAGCACCACTCATCGGCTTAGCTGATCGCATCGTTGATATCGTTTCAACAGGTCAGACTTTGCGGGAAAATGGACTTGTTGAAATGGAGCATATAGGACATGTAACTTCGAGACTAATTGTAAATCCAGTAAGCTATCGAATGAAGGAACAACAAATTGATGAGCTTGTTGAACGTCTTGCATCAATTATTGAGCAACTCGATTTTGCGATGGATGGTGAAAAAATGCTATGA
- a CDS encoding ATP phosphoribosyltransferase regulatory subunit, giving the protein MQKLFMFEKPLGMRDTLPSLYETKKELRSELLRGIEQWGYQLIETPTLEYYDTVGSSSAIADRQLFKLLDQQGHTLVLRPDMTAPIARVAASKLLANKNPLRLAYSANVYRAQQREGGRPAEFEQVGIECIGDQTLSADAEVIALLVSLLQNIGLETFAVTVGHIGFVNELFLETVGNEERANTLRRFLYEKNFVGYKEHVKGLSLSSIDKQRLLQLLHLRGDENIIEDAMQLVDGERGKQLLLELQLVCEHLRSFGVSQFIKLDLTLLSHMSYYTGLLFEVYAEKVGFLLGNGGRYDNLLSKFHVDAPATGFGIRIDRLLEALGYCGQEPLIHSVIYSSDNLKRAIEFADERRKNGERVILQDISGLTNVDAYTKSFAQVSFFIGEQS; this is encoded by the coding sequence ATGCAGAAGCTTTTTATGTTTGAAAAGCCATTAGGTATGAGAGACACATTACCTTCTTTGTATGAAACTAAAAAAGAACTTAGGAGTGAGTTACTAAGGGGGATTGAGCAATGGGGTTATCAGCTAATTGAGACGCCAACGCTAGAGTATTATGATACCGTAGGGTCATCATCAGCGATTGCGGATAGGCAGCTGTTTAAACTCTTGGACCAGCAAGGTCATACGTTAGTTTTACGGCCGGATATGACAGCCCCTATTGCTAGGGTAGCTGCATCAAAATTATTAGCAAATAAGAACCCGTTACGTCTTGCCTATTCAGCAAACGTTTATCGCGCTCAACAACGCGAGGGGGGACGTCCAGCAGAGTTTGAACAGGTTGGAATTGAGTGTATAGGTGATCAGACACTAAGTGCAGACGCCGAAGTGATTGCTCTGCTAGTATCCTTATTACAAAATATTGGGTTAGAGACATTTGCAGTTACTGTTGGTCACATCGGATTTGTTAATGAATTATTTTTAGAAACGGTCGGTAATGAAGAACGTGCTAACACGTTGCGACGCTTCTTATATGAAAAAAACTTTGTCGGATATAAAGAACATGTGAAAGGTTTGTCTCTATCATCTATTGATAAACAACGTTTATTACAATTATTACATTTACGTGGTGACGAAAATATCATAGAGGATGCTATGCAGCTTGTTGACGGGGAGAGAGGTAAACAATTGCTTCTGGAATTGCAACTAGTATGTGAGCACCTACGATCGTTTGGTGTTTCCCAATTTATAAAATTAGATCTTACATTATTGAGCCATATGAGCTATTATACAGGTCTTTTATTTGAAGTATATGCAGAAAAAGTAGGTTTCTTACTTGGAAACGGTGGGCGCTATGATAATCTACTATCCAAATTTCATGTTGATGCACCAGCAACAGGGTTTGGAATACGAATAGATCGTCTATTAGAAGCGCTTGGATATTGTGGTCAAGAACCTCTTATTCATAGCGTCATTTACAGCTCTGATAACTTAAAACGAGCAATCGAGTTTGCAGACGAACGTAGAAAGAATGGTGAGCGTGTCATACTCCAAGATATATCTGGCCTTACGAACGTCGATGCTTATACAAAATCTTTTGCACAGGTTTCTTTTTTTATAGGAGAACAAAGCTGA
- a CDS encoding cation:proton antiporter has translation MLIIELAAILFASKIAGDISVRLGQPSVLGKLLIGIVLGPTVLGIVNDTEILSEISQIGVILLMFIAGLETDVDEFKRTGKASTYVGVLGIIVPLSIGYLSGVIIGLPTFEAIFLGLLLSATSVSISVQALKEMNKLKSKEGATILGAAVIDDILVIVSLAFLMSLAGGDVHLGEVIIKKVIFFAVAIGLAWKVVPWVLNKFAPLKVTESVISAALIICFTYAFIAEYAGVAAIIGAYIAGVAISLTNHKHEVFEKVETISYSIFVPVFFTSIGVTVELFGIGDNIGLIVILSIVAILTKLLGSAVGAKAAGFNWRSSMGIGSGMVSRGEVALIIAAIGLEAALLSQELFAVIVVVVLITTIVTPPMMKWFFSENKHENNKVETTG, from the coding sequence GTGCTTATTATTGAATTAGCAGCTATTTTATTTGCTTCAAAAATAGCAGGGGATATTAGTGTCAGGCTAGGCCAGCCATCTGTTCTAGGTAAGTTATTAATAGGGATTGTATTAGGCCCTACCGTTTTAGGAATCGTTAACGATACAGAAATCTTGAGTGAAATTAGTCAAATCGGTGTCATTTTGTTAATGTTTATTGCGGGTTTAGAAACCGATGTTGATGAATTTAAACGCACTGGAAAAGCTTCAACTTACGTAGGTGTACTTGGAATCATCGTACCTTTATCAATCGGATATTTATCAGGAGTAATTATTGGTTTACCTACATTTGAAGCTATATTTCTTGGATTATTACTTTCTGCTACAAGCGTAAGTATTTCAGTCCAAGCATTGAAAGAAATGAATAAGCTTAAATCAAAAGAAGGTGCAACGATATTAGGAGCAGCTGTCATTGATGATATTCTCGTTATCGTATCATTGGCCTTTTTAATGAGCTTAGCAGGTGGGGATGTTCATTTAGGGGAAGTAATTATAAAGAAAGTTATCTTCTTCGCCGTAGCTATAGGTTTAGCTTGGAAAGTAGTCCCTTGGGTATTAAATAAGTTTGCACCATTAAAAGTAACTGAGTCAGTCATTTCTGCAGCCTTAATCATTTGTTTTACCTATGCGTTTATCGCTGAGTATGCAGGTGTTGCAGCAATTATTGGTGCCTACATCGCTGGTGTTGCGATCAGTTTAACTAATCATAAACATGAAGTGTTCGAAAAAGTAGAAACAATCAGCTACTCGATTTTTGTACCTGTATTTTTCACATCAATTGGTGTTACTGTAGAATTATTCGGCATTGGTGATAACATTGGACTAATCGTCATTCTTAGTATCGTAGCTATCCTTACAAAACTGCTTGGTTCAGCAGTTGGTGCAAAAGCCGCTGGGTTCAATTGGAGAAGTTCTATGGGTATCGGATCTGGTATGGTATCAAGAGGTGAAGTAGCATTAATTATTGCAGCGATAGGACTAGAAGCCGCATTGCTAAGCCAAGAATTATTTGCAGTAATTGTAGTTGTAGTCCTAATTACAACAATCGTTACACCACCTATGATGAAGTGGTTTTTCTCTGAAAACAAGCATGAAAACAATAAAGTGGAGACGACTGGGTAG
- a CDS encoding acyltransferase — protein MRKTTRYPVNGANSLWHVYKTVPFWKVVKNFIVIQTARYTPFLGMKNWLYRTFLRMKVGEQTSFALMVMLDVMFPEKITVGRNTVIGYNTTILAHEYLIEEYRLGDVIIGDEVLIGANSTILPGVVIGDRAIVSAGTLVHKDVPAGAFVGGNPMQIIYTKEEMEKRIENGVNDKIMS, from the coding sequence GTGAGAAAAACAACAAGATATCCTGTAAATGGAGCCAATTCATTATGGCATGTATATAAAACAGTACCCTTTTGGAAAGTAGTAAAAAACTTTATCGTTATCCAAACAGCCCGCTATACGCCATTTTTAGGGATGAAAAACTGGTTATATCGTACATTTTTAAGAATGAAAGTTGGCGAACAAACATCTTTTGCATTAATGGTAATGCTAGATGTCATGTTTCCAGAAAAAATTACTGTAGGACGAAATACTGTGATCGGCTACAATACGACTATATTAGCACATGAATACTTAATTGAAGAGTACCGTCTTGGCGATGTTATAATTGGAGATGAGGTGCTAATTGGGGCTAACTCCACTATTTTACCTGGTGTAGTAATTGGTGATCGTGCGATAGTGTCTGCAGGGACGCTTGTACATAAAGACGTACCTGCTGGAGCATTTGTAGGCGGGAATCCCATGCAGATTATTTACACGAAAGAAGAGATGGAAAAACGTATTGAAAATGGTGTTAACGATAAAATCATGAGTTAA
- the ppaX gene encoding pyrophosphatase PpaX, translated as MTIKTILFDLDGTLIDTNELIIQSFMHTLEQYYPNDYSREDVLEFIGPPLYESLHSVDKDRVEDMVKTYREFNLANHDLLVKEYDSVFDTVKALHEQKFKLGIVTTKMRLTTTMGLKLTNLDQFFDVVITLDDVERAKPDPEPIHKALQQLNALPHEAIMVGDNHHDMLAGQNAGTKTAAVGWAIKGREHLTQYSPDYVLDKMSDLLSIVKAENQ; from the coding sequence ATGACCATTAAGACGATACTGTTTGATTTAGACGGAACATTGATTGACACGAATGAATTAATTATCCAATCGTTTATGCATACATTAGAACAGTACTACCCTAATGATTACTCAAGAGAAGATGTGCTCGAATTCATTGGCCCACCGTTGTACGAATCATTACACTCAGTAGATAAAGATCGTGTTGAGGATATGGTAAAAACCTATCGCGAGTTTAATTTAGCAAATCATGATTTACTCGTAAAGGAATATGATAGTGTGTTTGATACCGTTAAAGCACTACACGAGCAAAAATTCAAGTTAGGAATTGTGACAACAAAAATGAGGTTAACGACAACAATGGGGCTAAAGCTCACAAACCTAGATCAGTTCTTTGATGTTGTCATTACTTTAGATGATGTTGAACGTGCAAAACCAGATCCTGAGCCAATTCATAAAGCATTACAGCAACTGAATGCTCTTCCACATGAAGCGATTATGGTCGGTGATAATCATCATGACATGTTGGCAGGGCAAAATGCTGGAACAAAAACTGCCGCCGTAGGGTGGGCGATTAAAGGTAGAGAACATTTAACACAATACAGCCCAGATTATGTTTTAGATAAAATGAGTGATTTACTCTCCATTGTAAAGGCTGAGAATCAGTGA